One window of the Mytilus galloprovincialis chromosome 14, xbMytGall1.hap1.1, whole genome shotgun sequence genome contains the following:
- the LOC143058252 gene encoding uncharacterized protein LOC143058252 gives MTGIPLCGKDPIQDNLLQMEIATHISGSVFYQIGDPGKQRGEQSSDKYFKCNYCNKLFESNGDLQKHIRTHTGDKPYICDECGKGFSQSSNLRTHMGIHTGEKHHECQTCGKCFRLKSCLLEHVMRMHTGEKKYNCDVCGKGFYTKPNLRSHKRKHASDITYNTIREDIANKPDLINPSNTIEKPDNSNGGGIADYPDHIKVVDITDKLDHIKGVDIADKPDHTKGVDITEISKINKTGGEGNDLDFIKNFKGHIAEKSSNDLYPSGTFNLHIRRDRKRFKCFACGKGFAAISILEAHVRTHTGEKPFKCEICGKSFSEKRSVKEHLRIHTGDKPYKCYLCEKDFSSCSNLQKHVRTHSGDKPYECYFCGKHFSSTSVRKAHIRSHTGEKPYKCNICDKGVTSSSSLQEHIRTHTGEKPYNCDVCGKRFTKSSNLHVHMRTHTGEKPYSCSICGKLFNTSSNLYKHKRQHTDKDDKAYMSDECNKLSV, from the coding sequence ATGACTGGAATCCCTCTGTGTGGTAAGGATCCAATTCAAGACAATCTATTACAGATGGAAATAGCAACACATATTTCAGGCAGCGTATTTTATCAGATTGGTGACCCTGGCAAACAAAGGGGAGAACAAAGTAGTGACAAGTATTTTAAATGTAATTACTGTAATAAGTTATTTGAAAGTAATGGAGACCTACAGAAACACATAAGAACACACACAGGTGATAAACCGTATATATGTGATGAATGTGGTAAAGGTTTTAGTCAGAGCAGTAATCTACGTACACACATGGGAATACATACAGGTGAAAAACATCACGAATGTCAAACGTGTGGTAAGTGTTTCCGTCTGAAATCATGCTTACTGGAACATGTAATGAGAATGCATAcaggtgaaaaaaaatataattgtgatGTATGTGGAAAAGGATTTTACACAAAACCTAATCTGAGGAGTCACAAGAGAAAACATGCAAGTGATATAACATATAATACCATAAGGGAAGATATCGCCAATAAACCAGATCTCATCAACCCTTCTAATACCATCGAGAAACCAGATAACAGCAATGGAGGTGGTATCGCCGATTATCCCGATCACATTAAAGTAGTTGATATCACCGATAAACTAGATCACATCAAAGGAGTTGATATCGCCGATAAACCAGATCACACCAAAGGAGTTGATATCACTGAGATTTCTAAGATCAATAAAACAGGAGGTGAAGGAAATGATcttgatttcattaaaaacttTAAGGGACATATTGCTGAAAAATCTTCTAATGATCTCTACCCAAGCGGAACATTCAATTTACACATCAGAAGGGATCGAAAACGTTTCAAATGTTTTGCGTGTGGAAAGGGATTTGCAGCAATTAGTATTCTTGAAGCACATGTAAGGACACATACTGGGGAAAAACCATTTAAATGCGAAATATGTGGTAAATCATTCAGTGAGAAACGAAGCGTAAAGGAACATTTGCGAATACACACTGGGGACAAACCTTACAAATGTTATCTGTGTGAAAAAGATTTCAGTAGTTGCAGTAATCTTCAAAAACACGTTAGAACGCATAGTGGTGACAAACCTTATGAATGTTATTTCTGTGGAAAGCATTTTTCTTCGACCAGTGTGAGAAAGGCTCACATACGTTCTCATACAGGTGAAAAACCATATAAATGTAACATTTGCGATAAAGGAGTTACATCTTCTAGTAGCTTACAGGAACACATAAGAACGCATACAGGTGAAAAACCATATAACTGTGACGTTTGTGGGAAGAGATTTACTAAGTCTAGTAACTTACATGTACATATGAGAACTCATACGGGTGAAAAGCCATATTCATGTTCTATATGTGGAAAACTGTTTAATACAAGTAGTAATCTCTACAAACACAAGAGACAGCACACGGATAAAGATGACAAAGCATACATGAGTGACGAATGCAATAAACTTAGCGTTTAA